In a single window of the Sphingosinicella microcystinivorans genome:
- a CDS encoding carbon-nitrogen hydrolase family protein, producing the protein MTTRIAIAQMTSGTDSAANAAALADHVAAAATGGAAMLFTPEMSGMLDRNTARLFANARGEEDDAALAAVCEAARTAGIWVALGSLALRDARHADRLVNRSLVIDSTGEIRARYDKMHLFDVEAAPGEYYRESASFVAGAGVALAETPVGTLGLAICYDVRFPRLFDALSGAGAEVIALPAAFTRPTGRAHWHTLLRARAIETASFVVAAAQTGEHEDGRSTYGHSLVIDPWGDILLDAGEAPGLHFAEIDLSRIADVRRRIPVLQHRRDIAAP; encoded by the coding sequence ATGACGACACGCATCGCCATCGCCCAGATGACGTCCGGCACGGACTCGGCCGCCAACGCCGCCGCGCTCGCGGACCACGTCGCCGCAGCCGCCACAGGCGGCGCGGCCATGCTGTTCACCCCCGAGATGTCGGGGATGCTGGATCGGAACACCGCGCGCCTGTTCGCGAACGCGCGCGGCGAGGAAGACGACGCCGCGCTCGCCGCCGTGTGCGAAGCGGCACGGACGGCAGGCATCTGGGTGGCGCTCGGCTCGCTCGCCCTGCGCGATGCGCGCCACGCCGACCGTCTCGTCAACCGCAGCCTCGTCATCGACAGCACGGGCGAGATCCGCGCGCGCTACGACAAGATGCACCTGTTCGACGTCGAGGCGGCGCCCGGCGAATATTACCGCGAGTCCGCGAGCTTCGTCGCGGGCGCGGGCGTCGCGCTTGCCGAAACGCCGGTCGGCACGCTCGGCCTCGCCATCTGCTACGACGTGCGCTTCCCGCGCCTGTTCGATGCGCTGAGCGGCGCGGGCGCAGAGGTAATCGCGCTTCCGGCCGCGTTCACGCGCCCGACGGGCCGCGCGCACTGGCACACGCTGCTGCGTGCCCGCGCCATCGAAACGGCGTCGTTCGTGGTCGCCGCCGCGCAGACCGGCGAGCACGAGGACGGCCGCTCGACCTACGGCCACTCGCTGGTGATCGACCCGTGGGGCGACATCCTGCTCGATGCGGGCGAGGCGCCGGGGCTTCACTTCGCCGAGATCGACCTTTCGCGCATCGCCGACGTGCGCCGCCGCATTCCCGTGCTCCAGCACCGCAGGGACATCGCCGCGCCGTGA
- a CDS encoding serine hydrolase domain-containing protein — translation MIWKHLKLALAFMTLAAHAAAAPAPESQTSPAATAPVPPSATGAHVLTKADVDAWLDGLMPYALARGAVAGAVVVVVKDGQVLTQRGYGYSDVEKRTPVDPETTLFRPGSVSKLFTWTAVMQLVQEGKLDLDTDVNTYLDFKIPAYEGKPVTLRNIMTHTSGFEEALRGLISDDIETPAPLGAVLKRWTPERIFAPGTTPAYSNYATALAGYIVERVSGMPFDDYIEQRIFAPIGMNHSTFRQPLPTALKPLMSKSYRSASGKAMPFEVIEAAPAGSLSASGADMGKFMIAHLANGGPLLSPETAKVMHTTFLDMIPPLNRMALGFYEQNQNGYRIIAHNGGTQRFFSNLWLLIDENVGVFISLNSAGKDGAPGAIHNALINGFMDRYFPGTPDDGTVDPKTAAAHARMMAGHYIASRRSDSTFMRTAALASQMAVTVGPDGGLLVPSIKTPGGAPREWKEIAPFVWREVGGKQRLAAKVVDGKVQRFSIDAGSAAIVFEPTPWHANAGWLNPAMTLAAIVLLLTALSWPAGAIARRVYGTPLTLTGGARLRYHLVRGFAVLALLVCAGWLFMFSAMMQGFAAINGKYDWLVILLQTAGMIGFIGLLGLALWNAWSAWTDARGWAARLWSIVLVVAAGIALWAAAAFGLLGYGLNY, via the coding sequence ATGATCTGGAAGCATCTGAAGCTCGCGCTTGCGTTCATGACGCTTGCCGCACACGCAGCGGCCGCACCGGCTCCGGAGAGCCAGACATCCCCCGCGGCGACCGCACCCGTTCCTCCATCCGCGACGGGCGCGCATGTCCTCACGAAAGCCGATGTCGATGCCTGGCTCGACGGGCTCATGCCCTACGCGCTCGCGCGCGGCGCGGTGGCGGGCGCGGTGGTCGTGGTCGTCAAGGACGGTCAGGTCCTGACGCAGCGCGGCTACGGCTATTCGGACGTGGAGAAGCGGACGCCGGTCGATCCGGAGACGACGCTGTTCCGTCCCGGCTCGGTGTCGAAGCTGTTCACGTGGACGGCGGTGATGCAGCTCGTGCAGGAGGGCAAGCTCGACCTCGACACGGACGTCAACACCTACCTCGACTTCAAGATCCCGGCCTATGAAGGCAAGCCCGTCACGCTGCGCAACATCATGACGCACACCTCGGGCTTCGAGGAAGCACTGCGCGGCCTCATCTCGGACGACATCGAGACCCCCGCACCGCTCGGTGCCGTGCTGAAGCGCTGGACGCCCGAGCGCATCTTCGCACCGGGCACGACGCCGGCCTATTCCAACTACGCGACCGCGCTTGCCGGCTACATCGTCGAGCGCGTTTCCGGAATGCCGTTCGACGATTATATCGAGCAGCGCATCTTCGCCCCGATCGGCATGAACCATTCGACGTTCCGCCAGCCGCTTCCGACTGCGCTGAAACCGCTGATGTCGAAGAGCTACCGGTCGGCCTCCGGCAAGGCGATGCCCTTCGAGGTGATCGAAGCCGCACCCGCGGGCAGCCTCTCGGCGAGCGGCGCGGACATGGGGAAGTTCATGATCGCGCATCTCGCAAACGGCGGCCCCCTGTTGTCGCCCGAGACCGCGAAGGTGATGCACACCACCTTCCTCGACATGATCCCGCCACTCAACCGCATGGCGCTCGGCTTCTACGAGCAGAACCAGAACGGCTACCGCATCATCGCCCACAACGGTGGAACCCAGCGTTTCTTCAGCAATCTCTGGCTGCTGATCGACGAGAACGTCGGCGTGTTCATCTCGCTCAACAGCGCCGGGAAGGACGGCGCGCCGGGCGCGATCCACAACGCGCTCATCAACGGCTTCATGGACCGCTATTTCCCCGGCACGCCCGATGACGGCACAGTCGATCCGAAGACCGCAGCCGCACACGCCCGGATGATGGCAGGGCACTATATCGCCAGCCGCCGCTCCGATTCGACCTTCATGCGGACAGCGGCGCTCGCCTCGCAGATGGCGGTGACGGTCGGACCTGACGGCGGGCTGCTGGTCCCCAGCATCAAGACGCCGGGCGGCGCACCGCGCGAATGGAAGGAGATCGCGCCCTTCGTGTGGCGAGAGGTCGGCGGCAAGCAGCGGCTGGCGGCGAAGGTCGTGGACGGCAAGGTGCAGCGCTTCAGCATAGACGCCGGATCGGCGGCGATCGTGTTCGAGCCCACGCCGTGGCACGCGAACGCCGGGTGGCTGAACCCGGCGATGACGCTCGCGGCGATCGTGCTGCTGCTCACCGCGCTGTCATGGCCCGCCGGTGCGATCGCACGGCGCGTCTACGGCACCCCGCTTACGCTCACCGGCGGGGCGCGGCTGCGCTATCATCTGGTGCGCGGCTTCGCGGTGCTTGCGCTGCTCGTCTGTGCCGGCTGGCTCTTCATGTTCAGCGCGATGATGCAGGGCTTCGCCGCCATCAACGGCAAATACGATTGGCTGGTCATCCTCCTGCAGACCGCCGGAATGATCGGCTTCATCGGGCTGCTCGGGCTCGCGCTCTGGAACGCATGGAGCGCCTGGACGGATGCGCGCGGCTGGGCCGCCCGCCTGTGGAGCATCGTGCTCGTCGTCGCGGCGGGCATCGCGCTCTGGGCGGCGGCGGCGTTCGGACTGCTCGGCTACGGCCTCAACTATTGA
- a CDS encoding TonB-dependent receptor plug domain-containing protein — protein MQSKQMMLCAGTALSVLAGVAPAWAQAAGEQEAGQASEELIIVTGSRIQRSGFDAPTPTTVLGVEELAQGNRPSIAQALNDVPQFRATSTPATTTGNTNAAASQADLRGLTSVRTLTLLNGHRFTGSADLNSVPQNVVKRVDVVTGGASAAWGSGAVAGVVNIILDDEMTGVKLGLNTGVSTYGDGNRYGADAAWGTNFADGRGHFMIAGEYMDDKGAWDRDSRKHMKAGLFQRADGQLVLADDVKYTILNRGGSILSLTAAPYNLVFNPDGSVGPLPLGSETFGQQTIGGGGQSLYEYLSVSTPYERSNVFARASYDITDTAKIWIDGSYNRMSADFGFFPDTPIAVIMPDNAFLTDTARAQLADAGVTGPFVLGRILDDVGPDRFLNYRYTRRNLEVAVGIDGTIGDKWTYRAYYDHGELKNDQWLDNQRITANFNRAVDSVLVGGTPVCRVNADADPANNDPACVPLNLLGNGNITDAARAYAFASGGAVTTTKLDAAGVSLSGELFSTWAGPVDVAVGSDWRWEEFVTNSTDPYSVTRALTPLSFSATNGGFNVKEFFVEVNVPLLDVADTARLEVNGAARYSDYSTSGGIWTWKTGSTLRLVNDLLLRAVYSRDIRSPSINEYYLARATNLGNMIDPYRSNALALNVYSYTGGNPDLDPEISHTLTLGGSYSPNFAPGLRLSADFYKIKIDDVIVTLTGQDVLGLCYQQFPDDDLCGGLVERNNDGTLLSVLRTFRNLAKYQTKGLDLEASYQMPLGSGTLSFRALATHVFELLIDDGVRTTDRAGIVGGDTLFSTPKWRGTGTITYQDERFGTDLRFRYVDGGIYSDQIGPNGQPILNNDISSRTYVDVGLRVKVGEFMLYGNVNNVFNLSSPRTQYTNPNYEVMGRYFSGGVKLNF, from the coding sequence ATGCAATCCAAGCAGATGATGTTGTGTGCCGGCACGGCGCTGTCGGTTCTGGCCGGAGTTGCGCCTGCATGGGCGCAAGCGGCGGGCGAACAGGAGGCCGGGCAGGCCAGTGAAGAGCTCATCATCGTCACCGGTTCGCGAATCCAGCGCTCCGGCTTCGATGCGCCGACGCCGACCACGGTTCTCGGCGTGGAGGAGCTTGCGCAGGGCAACCGTCCGAGCATCGCGCAGGCGCTGAACGACGTTCCGCAGTTCCGCGCGACGAGCACGCCTGCGACGACCACGGGCAACACGAACGCCGCGGCGTCTCAAGCCGATCTTCGCGGCCTGACCTCGGTGCGCACGCTCACGCTGCTCAACGGCCACCGCTTCACGGGCAGCGCCGACCTCAACTCGGTGCCGCAGAATGTCGTCAAGCGCGTCGACGTGGTGACGGGCGGCGCATCGGCGGCGTGGGGTTCCGGCGCAGTCGCGGGCGTCGTCAACATCATCCTCGATGATGAAATGACCGGCGTGAAGCTGGGCCTCAATACCGGCGTGTCCACATACGGCGACGGCAATCGCTACGGCGCGGATGCCGCCTGGGGTACGAACTTCGCCGACGGGCGCGGCCATTTCATGATCGCCGGCGAATACATGGACGACAAGGGGGCGTGGGACCGCGATTCGCGCAAGCACATGAAGGCGGGCCTGTTCCAGCGCGCCGATGGTCAACTCGTTCTTGCCGACGACGTCAAGTACACGATCCTCAACCGTGGCGGCTCGATTCTGAGCCTGACAGCGGCACCCTACAATCTGGTCTTCAATCCTGACGGCTCGGTCGGCCCGCTCCCGCTCGGCAGTGAGACCTTCGGCCAGCAGACGATCGGCGGTGGCGGGCAGAGCCTCTATGAATATCTGTCGGTCAGCACGCCCTACGAGCGCTCCAATGTTTTCGCGCGTGCGAGCTATGACATCACCGATACGGCGAAAATCTGGATCGACGGCAGCTACAACCGCATGTCCGCCGATTTCGGTTTCTTCCCGGATACGCCGATCGCCGTCATCATGCCTGACAATGCGTTTCTCACCGATACCGCGCGTGCGCAGCTTGCCGACGCGGGCGTGACCGGGCCGTTCGTGCTCGGCCGTATTCTCGATGACGTGGGACCGGACCGGTTCCTCAACTACCGATACACCCGCCGCAACCTCGAGGTCGCGGTCGGCATCGACGGCACGATCGGCGACAAGTGGACCTACCGGGCCTATTACGATCACGGCGAACTGAAAAACGACCAGTGGCTCGACAACCAGAGGATCACCGCCAATTTCAACAGGGCCGTCGATTCGGTTCTGGTTGGCGGCACGCCGGTCTGCCGTGTCAATGCCGATGCCGATCCCGCGAACAACGATCCGGCGTGTGTTCCGCTCAACCTTCTGGGCAACGGCAACATCACCGACGCAGCGCGGGCCTATGCGTTCGCCTCGGGCGGCGCCGTGACGACGACCAAGCTCGATGCCGCGGGCGTCAGCCTCAGCGGCGAATTGTTCTCGACATGGGCGGGTCCCGTGGACGTTGCGGTCGGCAGCGACTGGCGCTGGGAGGAGTTCGTCACCAATTCGACCGACCCCTACTCGGTCACCCGCGCACTGACGCCGCTCAGCTTTTCCGCGACGAACGGCGGCTTCAACGTGAAGGAATTCTTCGTCGAGGTGAACGTGCCGCTGCTCGATGTCGCCGATACCGCGCGACTGGAGGTAAACGGTGCGGCCCGCTATTCGGACTACAGTACCAGCGGCGGCATCTGGACGTGGAAGACGGGCAGCACGCTGCGCCTTGTCAATGACCTGCTGCTGAGGGCGGTCTATTCACGCGATATTCGCTCGCCGAGCATCAACGAATATTATCTCGCACGTGCCACCAACCTCGGCAACATGATTGATCCGTACCGCAGCAATGCTCTTGCCCTGAACGTGTACAGCTACACGGGCGGTAATCCCGATCTGGATCCGGAAATCTCTCATACGCTGACATTGGGTGGTTCCTATTCGCCGAACTTCGCTCCTGGCCTTCGCCTTTCGGCCGACTTCTACAAGATCAAGATCGACGACGTCATCGTGACCCTCACGGGGCAGGATGTTCTTGGCCTCTGCTATCAGCAATTCCCCGACGACGATCTTTGTGGCGGCCTAGTCGAACGGAACAACGACGGAACCCTGCTTTCGGTGCTGCGCACCTTCCGGAACCTTGCGAAATATCAGACCAAGGGCCTTGATCTGGAAGCGTCGTACCAGATGCCGCTGGGCTCTGGCACGTTGTCGTTCCGCGCACTTGCCACGCACGTGTTCGAGTTGCTGATCGACGACGGTGTAAGGACAACGGACCGTGCCGGTATCGTGGGCGGTGACACGCTGTTCTCGACGCCGAAGTGGCGCGGAACCGGCACGATCACATATCAGGATGAGCGTTTCGGCACCGATCTGAGGTTCCGCTATGTGGATGGAGGTATCTACAGCGACCAGATCGGTCCGAACGGTCAGCCGATCCTCAACAACGACATCAGCAGCCGCACCTATGTCGACGTCGGGCTGCGCGTGAAGGTCGGCGAGTTCATGCTGTACGGCAACGTCAACAACGTGTTCAACCTGAGCTCGCCTCGCACCCAATACACCAACCCGAACTATGAGGTGATGGGCCGTTACTTCTCCGGCGGCGTGAAGCTGAACTTCTGA
- a CDS encoding DUF1611 domain-containing protein, whose amino-acid sequence MNLPFSPPPGTALSLPQPYLLFLGDVVESGYAKTAFGLRDWAGEKCVGEYRLAAGTVTAGLPVLTPSEGYAKGARSLVIGVAPGGGGIAASWVPALVEALEAGLDIVSGMHVRLGEVPELAAAAQKHGRRLIDVRVPPAGLPVGTGRKRTGKRLLTVGTDCALGKKYTALSLAAAFAERGLDVDFRATGQTGIMIAGGGIPMDAVVSDFEAGAAEVLSPDAAADHWDVIEGQGSLFHPAYAAVSLGLLHGSQPDVIVVCHQPGRAEILGAPGYAIPSLEETIELNLLLGRRTNPQVRCGGLAFNTGGMDAAEAEALMAAESKRLGLPVADPIRGGKTFQILVDNCLG is encoded by the coding sequence ATGAACCTTCCTTTCAGTCCGCCTCCGGGAACGGCGCTCTCCCTGCCCCAGCCCTATCTTTTATTTTTGGGAGATGTTGTTGAGAGCGGTTACGCGAAGACGGCGTTTGGTTTGCGGGACTGGGCCGGCGAGAAGTGCGTTGGTGAGTACCGTCTTGCGGCGGGGACGGTGACGGCGGGTCTTCCTGTGCTGACGCCTTCGGAAGGCTATGCGAAGGGTGCGCGTTCGCTGGTGATCGGTGTTGCGCCGGGCGGCGGCGGCATTGCGGCGTCGTGGGTGCCTGCGCTGGTCGAGGCACTGGAGGCGGGTCTCGACATCGTCAGCGGGATGCACGTGCGGCTCGGCGAGGTTCCGGAGCTTGCCGCGGCGGCGCAGAAGCACGGCCGCCGCCTGATCGACGTCCGCGTGCCGCCTGCGGGTCTTCCGGTGGGGACGGGGCGCAAGCGGACGGGAAAGCGTCTGCTGACGGTGGGGACGGACTGCGCGCTCGGCAAGAAGTACACGGCGCTGTCGCTGGCGGCGGCGTTCGCCGAGCGGGGTCTGGACGTCGATTTCCGTGCGACGGGCCAGACCGGGATCATGATCGCGGGCGGGGGCATTCCGATGGACGCGGTGGTGTCGGATTTCGAGGCGGGCGCGGCCGAGGTGCTGAGCCCGGATGCGGCGGCGGACCACTGGGACGTGATCGAGGGGCAGGGCTCGCTGTTCCACCCGGCCTATGCGGCGGTGTCGCTGGGTCTTCTGCACGGCAGCCAGCCGGACGTGATCGTGGTGTGCCACCAGCCGGGGCGGGCGGAGATCCTCGGTGCGCCGGGCTATGCGATCCCGAGCCTCGAGGAGACGATCGAACTCAACCTCCTGCTCGGGCGGCGGACCAACCCGCAGGTCCGCTGCGGCGGCCTTGCGTTCAACACGGGCGGCATGGACGCGGCCGAAGCCGAGGCGCTGATGGCAGCGGAGAGCAAACGCCTCGGCCTTCCCGTCGCCGACCCCATCCGCGGCGGAAAAACCTTCCAAATCCTCGTCGATAACTGCCTGGGGTAA
- a CDS encoding DUF1178 family protein, which yields MIVFDLKCGEAHVFEAWFGSSSDYEAQKERGLLSCPLCGNAEIAKAVMAPAVPAKGNTREDARALPVPVAGGEDARIKQMLGALADMQKAMIESSEYVGHRFAEEARAIHYGETDARGIYGETSADEAAQLRDEGIEAMPLLFPARPGRTDA from the coding sequence GTGATCGTCTTCGACCTGAAATGCGGCGAGGCCCACGTCTTCGAGGCGTGGTTCGGCTCTTCCAGCGACTATGAGGCGCAGAAAGAGCGCGGCCTGCTGTCGTGCCCGCTGTGCGGCAATGCCGAGATCGCCAAGGCGGTGATGGCGCCCGCCGTCCCCGCCAAGGGCAACACGCGCGAGGACGCGCGCGCCCTTCCCGTGCCGGTCGCGGGCGGCGAGGACGCGCGCATCAAGCAGATGCTCGGCGCGCTCGCCGACATGCAGAAAGCCATGATCGAGAGCAGCGAGTACGTCGGCCACCGCTTCGCCGAGGAGGCGCGCGCGATCCACTACGGCGAAACCGACGCGCGCGGCATCTACGGCGAAACCAGCGCAGACGAGGCCGCGCAGCTCCGCGACGAAGGCATCGAGGCCATGCCGCTGCTGTTTCCCGCGCGCCCCGGCCGCACCGACGCTTGA